GCCACGATGATTTTCTTAGCGATGCTTGCGACCGGTTTTGGCTTGTATCAAAAGCTTGGTCAATTTGCGGGAGCGGGGAGTGCCGTGCCAGTGACAGGGTTTGGCAACGCGGTTATTTCAGCGGCAATTGAGTATAAATCGGAAGGGCTCGTATTAGGCGTTGGTAGCAACATGTTTAAGCTTGCGGGCTCTGTTATTTTATTTGGTGTTGTATCAGCATTTTTTGTCGCCCTAGTTAAGCTGATTTTAGTATCGATTG
The sequence above is a segment of the Solibacillus sp. FSL H8-0523 genome. Coding sequences within it:
- the spoVAC gene encoding stage V sporulation protein AC is translated as MKEQQYNTLKEQLTPQTPVLLNVLKAFFVGGIICVVGQAISYFYMMFFDFTEKTVGNPTVATMIFLAMLATGFGLYQKLGQFAGAGSAVPVTGFGNAVISAAIEYKSEGLVLGVGSNMFKLAGSVILFGVVSAFFVALVKLILVSIGVVSW